The Chloroflexota bacterium genome has a window encoding:
- a CDS encoding DUF3459 domain-containing protein, translated as MEDFIFGTTSLTDQIVKEHQTSLRGLWHGHRIEPLDPLPGQPVRLRLRVGPQITAQGVWCYYTIDGREPKGQNGIATVGTAIPLHRVNIHWEDLVWNYVEEWEGEIPGQPEGTLVRYNLEANGQYASGGEGSTTETPIFAYAVDRWTAPDWAWDAIIYHIFLDRFYPGDGQTYIQTDDLEEIMGGTLVGVRQKLPYVRDLGFNCIWLSPIYASPSYHRYDATDYYRVAEALGTNEDLHELVAEAHSYGMRVILDFVANHASNQHPFFHAAQADRQSPYCSWYTFERWPDKYKAFFGIKQVPQFNLEYAPARQYMLEVARYWMREHGVDGYRLDYALGPSRNFWTDFRRAVRSVRADGLTFAEAVTPPEMLRTFAGRVDGCLDFTWCEEARRTFATGKQTVADFERFLERHESYFGRGLILLTFLDNHDMNRFLWMAGGDKRRLRVAAACQFTLSQPPIVYYGTEVGLSQPADSRNHLQYVRLPMIWDEEQDHELMEGYRRLCAARHAHPALRRGDRIPTLSDGANGLLVYRKVKDEDSCCIILHAAEGKAQVDLHLAPGLYRDLLTDREYRAKGGSLRVKLEPWAAAILVPTH; from the coding sequence TTGGAAGACTTTATCTTTGGCACGACCTCGCTTACTGATCAGATTGTCAAAGAACACCAAACATCCCTGCGTGGCTTGTGGCATGGGCATCGCATCGAACCGCTGGACCCGCTGCCCGGACAACCAGTACGCCTACGCCTGCGAGTGGGACCGCAGATCACTGCACAGGGAGTCTGGTGCTACTACACCATTGATGGACGCGAACCCAAGGGTCAGAATGGAATAGCCACGGTGGGCACAGCCATACCGTTGCACCGGGTGAACATTCACTGGGAAGACCTCGTCTGGAATTATGTCGAGGAATGGGAAGGAGAGATCCCAGGACAACCAGAAGGGACTCTGGTACGGTACAATCTGGAAGCAAACGGTCAGTATGCCTCTGGCGGCGAAGGTTCAACCACCGAAACACCCATCTTCGCCTATGCTGTTGACCGCTGGACTGCTCCAGATTGGGCATGGGATGCCATTATCTATCATATCTTCTTGGATCGCTTCTATCCCGGGGATGGGCAAACATATATCCAGACCGATGATCTAGAAGAGATCATGGGCGGTACACTGGTCGGAGTGAGACAGAAATTGCCATACGTGAGAGACTTGGGTTTCAATTGCATCTGGCTGTCGCCTATCTATGCTTCGCCCAGTTATCACCGCTACGATGCGACAGACTACTATCGCGTAGCAGAAGCCTTAGGCACCAATGAAGACCTGCACGAGTTGGTCGCTGAAGCGCACAGCTATGGCATGCGCGTCATCCTAGATTTTGTGGCGAACCACGCCTCTAATCAGCATCCATTCTTCCACGCTGCACAGGCAGACCGCCAGAGTCCTTACTGCTCTTGGTACACGTTTGAGCGGTGGCCAGACAAATACAAAGCTTTCTTTGGCATCAAGCAGGTACCGCAGTTCAACTTGGAATACGCACCTGCACGACAATACATGCTCGAGGTAGCGCGATATTGGATGCGCGAGCACGGCGTGGATGGCTACCGGCTGGACTATGCTTTGGGGCCATCGCGCAATTTTTGGACCGACTTTCGCCGTGCGGTGCGTTCCGTGCGCGCCGATGGCCTCACTTTCGCCGAGGCAGTGACTCCGCCTGAAATGCTGCGCACATTCGCAGGGCGGGTGGATGGCTGCTTAGATTTCACCTGGTGCGAGGAAGCACGGCGAACTTTTGCCACCGGAAAGCAGACGGTGGCCGACTTTGAGCGCTTTCTCGAACGGCACGAATCCTATTTCGGACGGGGATTGATTTTGCTGACTTTCTTGGACAACCACGACATGAACCGCTTCCTGTGGATGGCAGGTGGGGACAAGCGCCGCTTGCGCGTCGCTGCTGCCTGCCAGTTCACCCTCAGCCAGCCACCCATCGTCTACTATGGCACAGAAGTAGGGCTCAGCCAACCCGCCGATTCCCGCAATCACTTGCAATATGTCCGCTTGCCCATGATCTGGGACGAAGAGCAGGACCACGAACTAATGGAAGGGTACCGGCGCCTGTGCGCCGCCCGCCACGCCCATCCTGCCCTACGCCGTGGCGACAGGATACCCACTCTGAGCGATGGAGCGAATGGTTTGCTCGTCTACCGCAAGGTCAAGGATGAGGATTCGTGCTGTATCATCCTACATGCTGCGGAGGGCAAGGCGCAAGTGGATCTACATCTTGCCCCAGGGCTCTACCGAGACCTGCTCACTGATAGAGAATATAGAGCAAAGGGGGGCTCTCTGCGCGTCAAGCTCGAGCCTTGGGCTGCTGCTATTCTCGTCCCTACCCACTAA
- a CDS encoding PaaI family thioesterase, which yields MEKQPNSRTCFVCGRQNPVGLKVSWYNDHATQRVQATVAIPEHFNGYPGIVHGGIIAALLDETAGRALLLDGDDRNLMVTLKLEVKYRRPVPTSQPVTLYGWGTQRTSNRARVAANLLLPDGTIAAEAEAILVRPPQEFFDRWEPEKPFWRVYED from the coding sequence ATGGAGAAGCAACCCAATTCGCGCACTTGTTTTGTCTGTGGCCGCCAAAACCCAGTGGGGTTGAAAGTAAGTTGGTACAATGACCATGCCACCCAGCGAGTTCAGGCCACTGTCGCCATTCCAGAGCACTTCAATGGTTATCCAGGCATTGTGCATGGCGGTATCATTGCCGCACTCCTAGATGAAACCGCAGGGCGTGCCCTGCTTCTGGATGGCGATGACCGCAACCTAATGGTAACGCTCAAGTTGGAGGTAAAATATCGCAGGCCAGTTCCCACTAGCCAACCCGTGACCTTGTATGGTTGGGGCACCCAACGCACATCCAACAGGGCCAGAGTTGCTGCCAACCTCTTGCTCCCCGATGGAACTATTGCAGCAGAAGCAGAAGCCATCCTGGTACGACCACCACAAGAGTTCTTCGACCGCTGGGAACCGGAGAAACCCTTCTGGCGCGTATACGAAGATTGA